A part of Aegilops tauschii subsp. strangulata cultivar AL8/78 chromosome 2, Aet v6.0, whole genome shotgun sequence genomic DNA contains:
- the LOC109780980 gene encoding protein FAR1-RELATED SEQUENCE 5: MDWVEGGESMAPALAAPGISPAADCRSNQAAGDPSSVAKPIDGGLSGSDLSWRPAIQDIARVPDETPFSNAHIGLVTPPAALKGANAIAYSSDFNPYVRDDDSGNVIVVPGWKKRNVGANGPDTRTPPSTKTAIERRLLEMNDRRGSEIFEPVVGTDFDSCQEAYGFYNLYSWEHGFGIRRGRSRVNTNKYKLMHELVCQCAGKNDKENSSSCKIDCKAMVRLLRTKNHGWYVSMFVKEHNHRLSVGYDAKLQWNSHDFIDPVSFDFIKNLRSNNVSVGKVYSILCGAEWNSQAVPYRKQVLRTLCAKFSQDTIKDDLKKTMKLLQDMKMEDMNLKVEIGVDVECRVRTMLWVTGKNRQDYFHFGDVITFDTTYKTNLYNMPFALFVGVNNHFQSVIFGGALMREETEAAFNWLFKTFVALMNDKHPVTILTDQASAMKGAIEIALPNTKHRWCKWHVLRDVKGNIGHVYNKSSGFKKEFNKLVNDVMCVDEFESKWLSLVDRFSVSDNEYMVRLYDKRAMWAKPYFKGIFCAGMTSTQRSESANHMLKEEHTEVIPHARVCSPIQQIPRVKDER, translated from the exons ATGGATTGGGTGGAAGGAGGCGAGTCAATGGCACCGGCGCTCGCCGCACCGGGAATCTCCCCGGCGGCCGACTGCAG ATCCAACCAAGCCGCCGGCGACCCGTCCTCCGTAGCCAAGCCGATCGACGGAGGGTTGTCGGGGTCGGATCTATCGTGGCGTCCAGCCATCCAGGATATCGCGCGAGTCCCAGACGAAACTCCATTCTCCAA TGCGCACATAGGGCTAGTAACGCCTCCGGCCGCACTGAAGGGCGCGAATGCAATCGCCTACAGCTCAGATTTTAATCCATATGTACGTGATGATGATTCTGGGAATGTTATAGTTGTGCCTGGATGGAAGAAACG GAATGTCGGGGCTAATGGCCCTGACACGAGGACACCTCCGTCCACAAAGACGGCCATTGAGCGACGTCTGCTCGAAATGAATGATCGTAGAGGTAGTGAAATATTCGAGCCAGTGGTCGGAACCGACTTCGACTCATGTCAAGAAGCATATGGTTTCTACAATTTGTATTCGTGGGAGCATGGATTCGGCATTCGGCGTGGCAGAAGCAGAGTTAACACAAACAAGTACAAGTTGATGCATGAACTTGTTTGTCAATGTGCG GGCAAAAATGACAAAGAAAACTCGTCATCATGCAAGATCGATTGTAAGGCCATGGTGAGATTGCTGCGTACCAAGAATCATGGATGGTACGTCAGTATGTTTGTCAAGGAGCACAACCATCGTTTGTCGGTTGGATACGATGCAAAACTCCAGTGGAATTCACACGATTTCATAGACCCTGTTTCATTTGACTTCATCAAGAATCTTCGAAGCAATAATGTCAGTGTTGGCAAGGTTTATAGCATTTTGTGTGGAGCAGAATGGAATTCGCAAGCAGTGCCCTATAGGAAGCAAGTATTACGAACACTATGTGCCAAATTCTCTCAGGACACAATAAAAGATGATCTGAAAAAAACCATGAAACTTCTGCAAGATATGAAGATGGAGGACATGAATTTGAAGGTTGAGATAGGCGTAGATGTAGAATGTCGTGTCCGTACAATGCTATGGGTGACAGGAAAAAATCGTCAGGACTATTTTCACTTTGGTGACGTCATTACCTTCGACACAACATACAAGACCAATTTGTATAACATGCCGTTTGCCTTGTTTGTCGGGGTAAACAACCACTTCCAGTCTGTTATATTCGGTGGTGCACTAATGCGAGAGGAAACTGAAGCTGCTTTTAATTGGCTGTTTAAAACTTTTGTGGCTCTGATGAATGACAAGCATCCCGTGACGATCCTAACAG ATCAAGCTTCAGCTATGAAAGGTGCGATTGAGATTGCTCTCCCGAACACTAAACACAGATGGTGTAAATGGCATGTCCTCCGGGACGTTAAAGGAAATATTGGCCATGTGTACAACAAGTCTTCTGGGTTCAAGAAGGaattcaacaagctagtcaacgaTGTGATGTGTGTCGATGAGTTCGAATCCAAATGGTTGTCCCTTGTGGACAGATTCAGTGTCAGTGATAATGAGTATATGGTCAGACTATATGATAAGAGGGCCATGTGGGCAAAGCCGTATTTCAAGGGAATTTTTTGTGCTGGAATGACAAGCACACAGCGTAGCGAGAGTGCTAATCATATGCTGAAAGAGGAACATACCGAGGTCATCCCCCATGCACGTGTTTGTTCGCCAATACAACAAATTCCTCGGGTCAAGGATGAGCGATGA
- the LOC120974861 gene encoding replication protein A 32 kDa subunit B-like: protein MSAPRPSSSGPRGSTQGQNVRSGSNSYISRSTAASQGHTSSQPGRSRRWPLARDDMLLPVTVKMLGDASVHTFDGNCPVINGYRPSTVTLVGRLITPSATGNSYRFVLDDGTGRIVCTYWFAGHGGDNRVMNIPVGDYVDVSGRPDMNSKNPTITVFSCRPIAPDFNCITLHFLQTIYAYLDLQRPPPETLVTDMYNLLRDYLDTGDEGLPFSWICTGTSFNHVIVRRALDILVSRELAIYDPVEDKYSLP from the exons ATGTCGGCGCCTCGTCCCTCCTCGTCCGGACCGCGGGGCAGCACGCAGGGCCAGAACGTAAGATCTGGGAGCAACTCCTATATCTCTCGTTCTACGGCTGCCTCGCAGGGCCATACAAGCTCCCAGCCCGGACGCTCACGGCGATGGCCA CTCGCACGTGACGACATGCTCCTGCCAGTCACCGTCAAGATGTTAGGCGACGCATCTGTACACACATTTGATGGCAATTGTCCAGTTATCAATGGCTATCGCCCGTCCACT GTCACCTTGGTCGGACGACTAATTACACCATCTGCCACCGGAAACTCTTATCGATTTGTCCTGGATGATGGCACCGGCAGGATCGTTTGCACCTACTG GTTTGCTGGTCACGGTGGAGACAATCGCGTCATGAACATACC TGTTGGAGACTATGTGGATGTTAGCGGGCGTCCAGACATGAACTCGAAAAACCCTACAATCACCGTGTTCAGTTGCAG GCCTATTGCTCCGGATTTCAACTGTATTACACTTCACTTCCTGCAAACAATTTATGCATACCTTGATCTACAGCGC CCTCCTCCCGAAACGCTCGTTACGGACATGTACAATTTGCTGCGAGACTACCTCGACACTGG TGACGAGGGTTTACCCTTCTCGTGGATCTGCACAGGCACCAGCTTCAATCATGTTATTGTTAG GAGGGCTTTGGATATCCTTGTATCTCGTGAGTTGGCCATATATGACCCTGTGGAAGACAAATACAGTCTACCATGA